Proteins encoded together in one Euzebya rosea window:
- a CDS encoding ROK family transcriptional regulator, which yields MLRRVHRGGPQSRSALTAATGLNRSTIGALVAELVECGLVEEGEPEATGSAGRPSPLVRASTDHVVAAAVDIGTKWLTVAIGGIGGTLVSRVHRETNNDGRPYAETLEELCDLLDEVIADLLPSQHLYAVGIAAPGVVRANDGFVHFAPNLGWREVNLGADLAAHLGDGIEVFVANEAHLGARAEHLRGAGVGVDDLIYLSSEIGVGGGTIIAGRLQLGADGYSGEIGHIPVNTGPDATGCRCGSVGCLEAETGALALLSLTGHEHTDHLSEAVRTIIAAAADGDEGVRQALHEIGVRLGRGLAGMVNLLNPRRIVLGGYFADAFGFLEAGIDAEIAQHTLSPSRSGVTIVPAALQEDSALLGALEIALEPLLLDPARSPAAA from the coding sequence GTGTTGCGTCGAGTTCACCGTGGCGGGCCACAGTCCCGCTCGGCCCTGACCGCCGCCACCGGCCTGAACCGCTCCACCATCGGTGCGCTCGTCGCCGAGCTGGTCGAGTGCGGCCTGGTCGAGGAGGGCGAACCAGAGGCGACCGGCAGCGCCGGTCGGCCCTCGCCGCTCGTGCGCGCCTCGACCGACCACGTCGTGGCGGCAGCCGTCGACATCGGCACCAAGTGGCTCACCGTCGCGATCGGCGGGATCGGCGGCACGCTCGTCTCCCGCGTGCATCGCGAGACCAACAACGACGGCCGTCCCTACGCCGAGACCCTCGAGGAGCTCTGCGACCTGCTCGACGAGGTCATCGCCGACCTGCTGCCGTCCCAGCACCTGTACGCCGTCGGCATCGCCGCTCCGGGAGTTGTGCGTGCCAACGACGGCTTCGTGCACTTCGCCCCGAACCTCGGCTGGCGAGAGGTCAACCTCGGCGCCGACCTCGCCGCCCACCTCGGTGACGGCATCGAGGTATTCGTCGCCAACGAGGCCCACCTCGGCGCCCGTGCCGAGCACCTCCGCGGGGCAGGCGTCGGGGTCGACGACCTGATCTACCTGTCCAGCGAGATCGGCGTGGGTGGCGGCACCATCATCGCCGGTCGCCTGCAGCTCGGCGCCGACGGCTACAGCGGGGAGATCGGCCACATCCCGGTCAACACCGGCCCGGACGCCACCGGCTGCCGGTGCGGCAGCGTCGGGTGCCTGGAGGCCGAGACCGGCGCGTTGGCCCTGCTGTCGTTGACCGGCCACGAGCACACCGACCACCTCTCCGAGGCCGTCCGCACGATCATCGCCGCCGCCGCGGACGGGGACGAGGGCGTCCGGCAGGCCCTCCACGAGATCGGTGTCCGCCTGGGACGCGGACTGGCCGGCATGGTCAACCTGCTGAACCCTCGCAGGATCGTGCTCGGCGGCTACTTCGCCGACGCCTTCGGCTTCCTCGAAGCCGGGATCGACGCCGAGATCGCCCAGCACACCCTCTCACCCAGCCGGTCGGGCGTCACGATCGTCCCTGCCGCCCTGCAGGAGGACTCGGCGTTGCTCGGGGCGCTGGAGATCGCGCTCGAGCCCCTGCTGCTGGACCCCGCGCGGAGCCCCGCCGCCGCCTGA
- a CDS encoding sugar phosphate isomerase/epimerase family protein yields MFDRSAAVSRRRLMGLGAGVIGAAAMQAVPGATPVRAEPREGHYEMPIDDGAIVPRERIGIQLYTLRATVRQLGYEKVFRRLAAIGYTQVEFAGYESEDPTGLSRAGLKELMEEHGLTPAGAHMQGALSDATIDDHIQQALDLGVPAIGQASLPTTFDQATVDGWNRWGAKAADAGLTFYLHNHSGELQTTDANGRTPYERYIEETDPDAVSFELDVYWAFNATVANPSLDPAQLVIDHADRFVLYHVKDGHEPGSRAPDVTNPFGVVFGGAGYSMTHLGQGDIDYETFFNRIRAADISAGRPADGRHRGYMLENDNTNGQADTKEAWVTAVTGQAWMAHGLRVVD; encoded by the coding sequence ATGTTCGACCGCAGCGCAGCCGTGAGCCGACGACGCCTGATGGGCCTTGGTGCGGGGGTGATCGGCGCGGCAGCGATGCAGGCCGTTCCCGGCGCCACGCCGGTCCGGGCCGAGCCCCGCGAGGGCCACTACGAGATGCCGATCGACGACGGCGCGATCGTGCCGCGCGAACGGATCGGGATCCAGCTGTACACCCTGCGGGCCACCGTCCGCCAGCTCGGCTACGAGAAGGTCTTCAGGCGCCTTGCCGCCATCGGCTACACGCAGGTCGAGTTCGCGGGCTACGAGTCCGAGGACCCCACCGGCCTGTCCCGGGCGGGTCTGAAGGAGCTGATGGAGGAACACGGCCTGACCCCGGCCGGTGCCCACATGCAGGGCGCGCTGAGCGACGCGACGATCGACGACCACATCCAGCAGGCGCTGGACCTCGGGGTGCCCGCGATCGGCCAGGCCTCCCTGCCGACCACGTTCGACCAGGCCACCGTCGACGGGTGGAACCGGTGGGGGGCGAAGGCCGCGGACGCCGGCCTGACCTTCTACCTGCACAACCACTCCGGCGAGCTGCAGACCACCGACGCCAACGGGAGGACCCCCTACGAGCGCTACATCGAGGAGACCGACCCCGACGCGGTGTCCTTCGAGCTCGACGTGTACTGGGCCTTCAACGCGACCGTCGCCAACCCGTCGCTGGACCCGGCGCAGCTGGTCATCGACCATGCGGACCGCTTCGTGCTGTACCACGTAAAGGACGGGCACGAGCCGGGCAGCCGGGCCCCTGACGTCACCAACCCGTTCGGCGTGGTCTTCGGCGGTGCCGGCTACTCGATGACCCATCTCGGGCAGGGCGACATCGACTACGAGACCTTCTTCAACCGCATCCGTGCCGCCGACATCTCTGCCGGGCGTCCGGCCGACGGCCGCCACCGCGGCTACATGCTGGAGAACGACAACACCAACGGGCAGGCCGACACCAAGGAGGCCTGGGTGACCGCCGTCACGGGGCAGGCGTGGATGGCGCACGGCCTGCGCGTCGTGGACTGA
- a CDS encoding PQQ-dependent sugar dehydrogenase yields the protein MATALLSLAALQLDFGRAAEAQLPATGLLDLSVESITTDVSDPTIVEVADDGTIVFAERKGAINRITADGTQTEAGVIPVSANQCAGCPTEDVPLEEGGLHGLLLYPDFSADGGQLLAYYSVPGSLGTAPVTPNHPDAGGDPAEEGIFRLSRFTMTGGTLDLASEEVLLENATEWYECCHYGGDIEWLADGTVVLSTGDDTNPHESNGFSPHDANEGRDAFNAMRTSQNPADRRGKILRLDVDDLDGDGSLVPADNPHVGDAAYDPYVYAMGFRSNYRIDVDPVSQAIVVGNVGPDAQRPDAARGPEGHDEVEVVPAGGGSNHGWPMCIGDAEAYVQYDAFGADNPGEPFDCADTVPAQIHYTYHPDLSFPAMAHGITRTAIAGPVYRYDGDGEYAFPEAYQGQFLMLEFSRNSMVTVPFDSDTATLDTTAMAPALLGSLTGPIDATIGPDGAVYVANYGAGFYNAPGGSIARIVPRGLLDGVLPSDAGADSDATAPIALAAAALLVLLFPARSRELI from the coding sequence GTGGCCACCGCCTTGCTGTCCCTGGCGGCACTCCAGCTGGACTTCGGTCGAGCGGCCGAGGCCCAGCTCCCGGCGACCGGTCTGCTCGACCTGTCGGTGGAGTCCATCACGACCGACGTGTCCGACCCGACCATCGTCGAGGTCGCCGACGACGGCACCATCGTCTTCGCCGAACGCAAGGGCGCGATCAACCGGATCACGGCCGACGGCACCCAGACCGAGGCCGGCGTCATTCCCGTCTCGGCCAACCAGTGCGCCGGCTGCCCCACCGAGGACGTTCCCCTGGAGGAGGGCGGGCTCCACGGCCTTCTGCTCTACCCCGACTTCTCCGCCGACGGCGGCCAGCTGCTGGCCTACTACTCCGTCCCCGGGTCGCTCGGCACCGCCCCGGTCACGCCGAACCACCCCGACGCCGGGGGAGACCCCGCCGAGGAGGGAATCTTCCGCCTGTCGCGCTTCACGATGACCGGCGGCACCCTCGACCTGGCCAGCGAGGAAGTCCTCCTCGAGAACGCCACGGAGTGGTACGAGTGCTGCCACTACGGCGGCGACATCGAGTGGCTGGCCGACGGCACCGTCGTGCTGTCGACCGGCGACGACACCAACCCGCACGAGTCCAACGGCTTCTCCCCGCACGACGCCAACGAGGGCCGCGACGCCTTCAACGCGATGCGGACCTCGCAGAACCCCGCCGACCGTCGCGGCAAGATCCTGCGCCTCGACGTGGACGACCTCGACGGCGACGGGTCGCTGGTGCCCGCCGACAACCCGCACGTCGGCGACGCCGCCTACGACCCCTACGTCTACGCGATGGGCTTCCGCAGCAACTACCGCATCGACGTCGATCCGGTCAGCCAGGCGATCGTCGTCGGCAACGTCGGACCGGACGCCCAGCGACCGGACGCCGCCCGTGGGCCCGAGGGCCACGACGAGGTCGAGGTCGTTCCCGCCGGCGGTGGCAGCAACCACGGCTGGCCGATGTGCATCGGTGACGCCGAGGCCTACGTCCAGTACGACGCGTTCGGCGCCGACAACCCCGGCGAGCCGTTCGACTGCGCCGACACCGTGCCGGCCCAGATCCACTACACCTACCACCCCGACCTGTCGTTCCCGGCGATGGCGCACGGCATCACCCGGACCGCGATCGCCGGCCCCGTCTACCGCTACGACGGGGATGGCGAGTACGCCTTCCCGGAGGCCTACCAGGGTCAGTTCCTGATGCTGGAGTTCTCGCGCAACAGCATGGTCACCGTGCCCTTCGACAGCGACACGGCCACCCTGGACACCACGGCGATGGCCCCTGCCCTGCTCGGATCGCTGACCGGTCCCATCGACGCCACGATCGGTCCGGACGGCGCGGTGTACGTCGCCAACTACGGTGCAGGCTTCTACAACGCCCCCGGCGGTTCGATCGCCCGCATCGTGCCCCGCGGCCTGCTGGACGGTGTGCTGCCGTCCGACGCGGGTGCCGACAGCGACGCGACCGCCCCCATCGCCCTGGCGGCTGCGGCGCTGCTCGTGCTGCTGTTCCCCGCTCGTTCCCGCGAGCTGATCTGA
- a CDS encoding cupredoxin domain-containing protein — protein MAFLTPGVRVPGVGRVCVGVVVLALLLVLGGCSDGPAAEPTIRAVAIDGGTEVLLAVRGVNVQARPGDTIAITNANQGMEGRAAAEASTEGTVTHALVVAGTNGPPPVFVAGAGGAIPNPPVWGSCRGGDPDGAVGECPILPIDGPSAWDGTDYWSTGAMLPGETREVPLSDDITTGTHRLVCALHPELTVDVVVTDDPTEDPAAGEAPLPDAPDSVVPAEPTAGEVLVAPGSDTTRLNAFWPATVTVAAGEAVTWTSTARAPHDVVLGFDEPPELVHSTPADALPDAPDGPWDGTTQIRSGYLQATDDGPAGATFRVTFAEPGTYEYVCRFHPSMRGTVVVS, from the coding sequence ATGGCGTTCCTGACCCCCGGAGTGCGCGTGCCGGGGGTCGGTCGTGTCTGCGTGGGCGTCGTGGTGCTCGCGCTGCTGCTGGTCCTCGGCGGCTGCTCGGACGGCCCCGCGGCCGAGCCCACGATCCGTGCCGTGGCGATCGACGGTGGCACCGAGGTCCTGCTGGCCGTCCGCGGCGTCAACGTGCAGGCCCGACCCGGCGACACGATCGCGATCACCAACGCCAACCAGGGCATGGAGGGTCGGGCGGCGGCCGAGGCGAGCACGGAGGGCACGGTGACCCACGCCCTGGTGGTGGCGGGCACGAACGGCCCGCCGCCGGTGTTCGTGGCCGGCGCTGGAGGGGCGATCCCCAACCCGCCGGTCTGGGGTTCGTGCCGCGGTGGTGACCCCGACGGTGCGGTCGGGGAGTGCCCGATCCTGCCGATCGACGGTCCGTCGGCGTGGGACGGCACCGACTACTGGTCCACCGGGGCGATGCTGCCCGGGGAGACCCGGGAGGTCCCGCTGTCCGACGACATCACGACCGGCACCCACCGGCTGGTCTGCGCGCTGCATCCCGAGCTGACCGTCGACGTCGTCGTCACCGACGATCCCACCGAGGACCCCGCCGCCGGCGAGGCACCCCTGCCCGACGCCCCCGACTCGGTCGTGCCCGCCGAACCGACCGCCGGTGAGGTACTGGTCGCGCCCGGCAGCGACACCACCCGCCTGAACGCGTTCTGGCCGGCCACCGTGACGGTGGCCGCCGGCGAGGCCGTCACGTGGACGTCCACCGCCCGAGCACCCCACGACGTCGTCCTCGGATTCGACGAACCGCCGGAGCTGGTGCACTCCACCCCGGCCGATGCCCTGCCCGACGCGCCGGATGGCCCGTGGGACGGGACGACCCAGATCCGCTCCGGCTACCTGCAGGCCACCGACGACGGTCCGGCAGGGGCCACCTTCAGGGTCACCTTCGCCGAACCCGGCACCTACGAGTACGTCTGCCGGTTCCACCCGTCGATGCGCGGCACCGTCGTCGTCAGCTGA
- a CDS encoding ThuA domain-containing protein → MRHFLKLLLVALLVLGAITPVTAQEEEVPNVLVWTGTYGFRHPSITQAQRTLLEMSQAGHFDVTITEVPALLTADVLANYDVLMWVSTTGKPPMSESQREEIIRFAGCGGGTVGFHAALDANYGWAEHAELFGAQFDSHPQNAGSGAPEMIVEDTDDPITDGWDGQDRFTFPDEYYRWRGAKGIDGVSLPREFGDTNVLLSLDEETVDEGIQDGPTPYEHHQPVAWTKTFRDRGRVYYNNMGHSDTTWLDPAFQTALINGVDWVSQVPLDTECLAGDEPLPPAPTPPPADVDTIGESCVVPELQERNNGTWEVSGAARALTVDGDTQQVAAGIVGGLGWGAQTWILDLSSVRAATAEVTLTLEIPNPTDDYDLGVTTAWGWYGSDTNTGATQEQVVISDVPHCAYLHVTGDNMLATSTRAPTIVATVVADEPTDPTDPTDPTDPVIPGVTRITATSGRPTDLALGWNAEEDNPACACALLARDDEFADALASGAAQSSGAPLLLTDRVSLSPETADRLQALGITTVTILGGEAAVGPGVVEDLQDLGIAVDRVAGDTRVLTALAVADQLVEDPHEVPLVLRAHGVEGNPTAAFADALAAGRAAAADGRPILLTDSGRLSPEVADWLRARGTAKVVVVGGEAAVGDGVVQDLADMDVMVERIAGDTRFGTAVAVATDVLDVASAGTADGILLLDGGDPAAWAEGFVAAGSSHPGPIVLADGDRLPAETANWIGTDGDGAVPLVCGALVDDAICTDAATRLGHTS, encoded by the coding sequence ATGCGTCATTTCCTCAAGCTGCTGCTTGTCGCCCTGCTCGTCCTCGGCGCCATCACGCCTGTCACCGCCCAGGAGGAGGAGGTGCCCAACGTGCTCGTCTGGACGGGCACCTACGGGTTCCGGCACCCCAGCATCACCCAGGCCCAGCGGACCCTGCTCGAGATGTCGCAGGCCGGCCACTTCGACGTCACCATCACCGAGGTCCCCGCGCTGCTGACCGCCGACGTGCTCGCCAACTACGACGTGCTGATGTGGGTGTCCACCACCGGCAAGCCGCCGATGAGCGAATCCCAGCGCGAGGAGATCATCCGCTTCGCCGGCTGCGGCGGCGGGACCGTCGGCTTCCACGCGGCGCTGGACGCCAACTACGGGTGGGCCGAACACGCCGAGCTGTTCGGCGCGCAGTTCGACAGTCACCCGCAGAACGCCGGATCCGGTGCACCGGAGATGATCGTGGAGGACACCGACGACCCGATCACCGACGGCTGGGACGGACAGGATCGCTTCACCTTCCCCGACGAGTACTACCGCTGGCGCGGCGCCAAGGGCATCGACGGCGTGTCCCTGCCACGCGAGTTCGGCGACACCAACGTGCTGCTGAGCCTGGACGAGGAGACCGTCGACGAGGGCATCCAGGACGGTCCCACCCCCTACGAACACCACCAGCCCGTCGCCTGGACCAAGACCTTCCGTGACCGCGGCCGCGTCTACTACAACAACATGGGGCACTCCGACACGACCTGGCTGGACCCGGCGTTCCAGACCGCGCTGATCAACGGCGTCGACTGGGTGTCGCAGGTGCCGCTGGACACCGAGTGCCTGGCCGGCGACGAGCCGCTGCCACCCGCCCCCACGCCGCCGCCTGCCGACGTCGACACGATCGGCGAGTCCTGCGTCGTCCCCGAGCTGCAGGAGCGCAACAACGGCACGTGGGAGGTCAGCGGCGCCGCACGTGCCCTGACCGTCGACGGTGACACCCAGCAGGTCGCGGCCGGCATCGTCGGCGGCCTCGGCTGGGGCGCGCAGACGTGGATCCTCGACCTGTCCTCGGTCCGCGCGGCCACGGCCGAGGTGACGTTGACCCTGGAGATCCCCAACCCCACGGACGACTACGACCTGGGCGTCACCACCGCATGGGGCTGGTACGGCTCGGACACCAACACCGGCGCCACGCAGGAGCAGGTCGTCATCTCCGACGTCCCGCACTGCGCGTACCTGCACGTGACCGGCGACAACATGCTGGCCACCAGCACCCGGGCCCCGACGATCGTCGCCACCGTCGTGGCCGACGAGCCGACCGACCCGACCGACCCGACCGACCCGACCGACCCGGTGATCCCGGGGGTCACCCGGATCACCGCGACCAGCGGACGTCCCACTGACCTGGCCCTCGGCTGGAACGCCGAGGAGGACAACCCGGCCTGCGCGTGTGCGCTCCTGGCGCGCGACGACGAGTTCGCCGACGCCCTCGCCTCCGGCGCCGCCCAGTCCAGCGGTGCCCCCCTGCTGCTGACCGACCGCGTGTCGCTGAGCCCCGAGACGGCCGACCGGCTGCAGGCCCTCGGCATCACCACCGTCACCATCCTCGGTGGCGAGGCCGCCGTCGGCCCGGGCGTCGTGGAGGACCTGCAGGACCTCGGCATCGCCGTGGACCGCGTGGCCGGCGACACCCGCGTCCTGACCGCCCTCGCGGTCGCCGACCAGCTGGTCGAGGACCCACACGAGGTCCCGCTGGTCCTTCGGGCCCACGGCGTCGAGGGCAACCCCACGGCGGCGTTCGCCGACGCCCTCGCCGCCGGTCGTGCCGCAGCCGCTGACGGACGCCCGATCCTGCTCACCGACAGCGGCCGCCTCTCACCCGAGGTCGCGGACTGGCTTCGCGCCAGGGGCACCGCCAAGGTGGTCGTCGTCGGTGGCGAGGCCGCCGTCGGCGACGGGGTCGTGCAGGACCTCGCCGACATGGACGTCATGGTCGAGCGCATCGCCGGGGACACCCGCTTCGGCACCGCCGTCGCCGTGGCCACCGACGTGCTCGACGTCGCGTCGGCCGGCACTGCCGACGGGATCCTGCTGCTGGACGGCGGCGACCCCGCCGCGTGGGCCGAGGGCTTCGTCGCCGCCGGATCCTCCCACCCCGGCCCGATCGTCCTCGCCGACGGCGACCGCCTGCCGGCCGAGACCGCGAACTGGATCGGCACCGACGGTGACGGCGCGGTCCCGCTCGTCTGCGGAGCCCTCGTCGACGACGCGATCTGCACCGACGCGGCCACCCGCCTGGGCCACACCAGCTGA
- a CDS encoding 3-keto-disaccharide hydrolase, whose amino-acid sequence MHGRALPLVLVLLLALGLLTVPAATADAAACDRAPSIDPGFTSLWDGVGTPTTQGWRQSGPGGFAVVDDGPGEGCRLLSTGGLGLLWYADATFADYELRMQWRTEDATDNSGIFVGFPSAGGNTHNIAISSGYEVQVREGTMGDGEDQKTGSIYNQQRELRRTARPAGEWNDYAITVERNETVGRPTITVELNGEVVNVFQGTENFRATDAGHIGLQNHGANDAVSFRDIQVRMLSDAQPPVTTHELHSDGEQLPSGWWTAPVEVALDATDEFGGSGLARTEYRLDGGEWTTHGAPEEVIFDGTRETFDRWRQAPSGSFQLMPDGTMHTVGGLGMLWYPVEYGDIVLRFQFRDMRPEPTGGSNSGVFVRFPDPDEAVQRAPEDRHACQTGSAQTSPAWVAISCGHEIQVYDGTGIFDFEPQKTGSIYNFSPLTLDEANPGTQGEWQDYEIRVEGGGDWTTTIVRNGQVLQTWTNSPGQDAARAGDPSTDLRQFARGHIGLQNHGYPDHMQFRDVRVQRLEPAEPLLIDEPGRHTLEYRSVDSAGNVEESTTLRIDIDPAAPVTTATVDQPGGTGPATITLQPTDVGAGVARTEYRVDGGAWTDYAGPTETLLGTSRASFDEWIQAGPGSFERQPDGSVVSRGGLGMLWHPRSFGDVHLTYEWRDLRTDGGRSNSGLFVRFPNPDEAAAAGTMHDCQRGGETRPEWVAIYCGQELQMYDGATGETQKTGSVYNFAPLDLQQARTVPTGTWSTYEVELTGGGDWTATISRDGEVINSFTNTPGQQSSRSGDPGTDLRQFAEGHIGLQNHGSSDLVQIRNVRVTDLSPEAAAFVIDTPGTHTVEFRSIDHAGRVEATTVLTVTV is encoded by the coding sequence GTGCACGGGCGTGCCCTGCCGCTCGTCCTCGTCCTGCTGCTGGCCCTGGGCCTGCTGACCGTCCCGGCCGCCACGGCCGATGCAGCCGCGTGTGACCGTGCACCGTCGATCGACCCCGGCTTCACTTCCCTGTGGGACGGCGTCGGCACCCCCACGACCCAGGGGTGGCGCCAGTCCGGACCCGGCGGCTTCGCCGTGGTCGACGACGGGCCGGGTGAGGGCTGCCGGCTGCTGAGCACGGGCGGGCTGGGCCTGCTGTGGTACGCCGACGCGACGTTCGCGGACTACGAGCTGCGGATGCAGTGGCGCACCGAGGATGCGACGGACAACTCCGGCATCTTCGTCGGCTTCCCCTCCGCCGGCGGGAACACCCACAACATCGCCATCTCCTCGGGGTACGAGGTCCAGGTCCGCGAGGGCACGATGGGTGACGGCGAGGACCAGAAGACCGGCTCGATCTACAACCAGCAGCGCGAGCTGCGGCGCACGGCCCGTCCCGCAGGGGAGTGGAACGACTACGCCATCACCGTCGAGCGCAACGAGACGGTGGGCCGGCCGACGATCACCGTCGAGCTGAACGGTGAGGTCGTCAACGTCTTCCAGGGCACCGAGAACTTCCGGGCCACCGACGCCGGCCACATCGGCCTGCAGAACCACGGTGCCAACGACGCCGTCAGCTTCCGCGACATCCAGGTGCGCATGCTGAGCGACGCCCAGCCGCCGGTGACCACCCACGAGCTGCACAGCGACGGCGAGCAGCTGCCGTCGGGCTGGTGGACCGCACCCGTCGAGGTCGCCCTCGACGCGACCGACGAGTTCGGCGGCTCGGGACTGGCCCGCACCGAGTACCGCCTCGACGGCGGCGAGTGGACGACTCATGGCGCACCGGAGGAGGTCATCTTCGACGGGACCCGGGAGACGTTCGACCGATGGCGGCAGGCGCCGAGCGGATCGTTCCAGCTGATGCCCGACGGCACGATGCACACCGTCGGGGGGCTGGGGATGCTCTGGTACCCCGTGGAGTACGGCGACATCGTCCTGCGCTTCCAGTTCCGCGACATGCGTCCCGAACCGACCGGCGGATCCAACTCCGGGGTGTTCGTCCGCTTCCCCGACCCCGACGAGGCCGTGCAGCGTGCCCCCGAGGACCGTCACGCCTGCCAGACGGGGTCGGCACAGACCAGCCCGGCGTGGGTCGCCATCAGCTGCGGCCACGAGATCCAGGTCTACGACGGCACCGGCATCTTCGACTTCGAGCCGCAGAAGACCGGCTCGATCTACAACTTCTCCCCCCTGACCCTGGACGAGGCGAACCCCGGTACCCAGGGCGAGTGGCAGGACTACGAGATCCGCGTGGAGGGCGGCGGTGACTGGACGACCACGATCGTCCGCAACGGCCAGGTCCTGCAGACGTGGACCAACAGCCCCGGCCAGGACGCCGCCCGTGCCGGCGACCCCTCCACCGACCTCCGCCAGTTCGCCCGCGGCCACATCGGCCTGCAGAACCACGGCTACCCCGACCACATGCAGTTCCGCGACGTCCGCGTCCAGCGGCTGGAACCGGCCGAACCGCTGCTGATCGACGAACCCGGGCGCCACACCCTGGAGTACCGCTCCGTCGACAGCGCCGGCAACGTCGAGGAGTCCACGACCCTGCGGATCGACATAGACCCCGCCGCGCCGGTGACCACTGCGACCGTGGACCAGCCCGGCGGGACCGGCCCGGCCACGATCACCCTGCAGCCGACCGACGTCGGCGCCGGGGTGGCGCGCACCGAGTATCGCGTCGACGGCGGCGCGTGGACCGACTACGCCGGACCGACCGAGACCCTGCTCGGCACCTCCCGTGCCTCCTTCGACGAATGGATCCAGGCGGGGCCCGGCTCCTTCGAACGCCAGCCCGATGGGTCGGTCGTCTCCCGCGGCGGCCTCGGCATGCTGTGGCACCCCCGGTCGTTCGGCGACGTGCACCTCACCTACGAATGGCGGGACCTGCGCACCGACGGCGGCCGGTCGAACTCCGGGTTGTTCGTCCGGTTCCCCAACCCCGACGAGGCGGCAGCCGCCGGCACCATGCACGACTGCCAGCGCGGCGGCGAGACACGCCCGGAGTGGGTTGCCATCTACTGCGGCCAGGAGCTGCAGATGTACGACGGGGCCACCGGCGAGACACAGAAGACCGGCTCGGTCTACAACTTCGCCCCGCTGGACCTGCAGCAGGCCAGGACGGTCCCGACGGGCACGTGGAGCACCTACGAGGTCGAGCTGACCGGCGGCGGCGACTGGACCGCGACCATCTCCCGCGACGGCGAGGTCATCAACAGCTTCACCAACACCCCCGGACAGCAGTCGTCGCGCAGCGGTGATCCCGGGACCGACCTGCGGCAGTTCGCCGAGGGCCACATCGGCCTGCAGAACCACGGCAGCTCGGACCTCGTGCAGATCCGCAACGTGCGGGTGACCGACCTCTCGCCCGAGGCGGCGGCCTTCGTCATCGATACCCCCGGCACCCACACCGTGGAGTTCCGCTCCATCGACCACGCCGGACGGGTCGAGGCCACCACCGTCCTGACCGTGACCGTCTGA